The Theobroma cacao cultivar B97-61/B2 chromosome 1, Criollo_cocoa_genome_V2, whole genome shotgun sequence genome contains the following window.
GGAAATTCTTTGTTGCTGTGTCAGTTCAGATCTAGGTATTGTTGTTTCTTGTGGCCATTCCTCAGATGTTCTCTTGCATTCTACAAGAAGGGGTCGTTTGATGAGACAGTTTGTGGGTGTGGAAGCTGATGCTGTCTGCCTTTCATCTGAGGGAATCGTTTTAACCTGGAACCAATTTCAACATACTCTTAGCACATTCACTCTCAATGGGGTTCTGATTGCAAGAGCAGAACTTCCTTCCTTGGGTGGTGTCAGTTGCATGGAAATTTCTGTGGATGGTGAGAGTGCTTTAATTGGAATGAACTCATCTTTGGGCAACAATGGAGTGTGCAATAGCAACCAAGACTTGAGTTTTAAAAAACCTGTGATTGATAACTTGGATCTTGAGTCAGAAGAAACCAACGAAAGCAACAGATTGGATATTCCATCACCCTCAATTTGCTTTTTGAATCTGCATACTCTGAAGGTATAAGAACCTTTTCACTGATTTATCTATTATATGCAACAAGCATGTTAGACACACGCATCATGATTCACGAatactttttcattttgctcAAACAGTGACCTGGTGAAAATCTTTCATTTGCAGGTGTTTCATGTGTTGAAACTGGGAGAAAGACAGGATATTACAGCTCTTGCTTTGAACAAGGATAACACGAATCTTCTAGTGTCGACTGCAGATAAGCAGTTGATAATTTTCACGGATCCAGCTGTAagactttcttttttccatatCTTGGCTCTCCATCAATCATTTAGtctaaatattaattatttatctattAGCAGAAAATTTCTCCTATCTTGGCATTGCTTGATTGAtaacatcttgttgatttatTTCTCATATGACCTATTTAATTTGCCATAAATTAATCTTTGGGAAACAAGCATTATATCAAGTGTTTTGTGGactaaataaagaaaaagaaaacatactCCAGTGGGATTACAATTTGAGACTAGGCTATTTTTCAAACTAGAATGATAActttaaaaaacatttaagtTGAAGCATAGAATAgccttattttttctttccttttatcATGTGTTAATTACATGCTACAACTATTCCatttgtttaaatttgatcaattatAAAATAGTTTTGACTAATTATTTAGATAAATGTTAAAACAAGCCAAGCTTGGTCAAAACTTCAGAATCCCTACTCCTTTAGACTTCCTTgtatcagaaaaaaaaaatacttaaaaacaaTCCAACTTAAGGATATCTGAAATTTTCCGTGAACAATATGAAAAGCAAGCACTGAAATAACCTGTCTCACAGTTGGCTGGTCCagattaaaaatatgaaaatgagCCTCCTAATGAGCGGCCTTAGAGTTGGCTGGTGGTTCTTCCTACCTGATAGAAATATATTTCCGCTTCATTGGACATTTGCTGCTAAGACTTCTACTTGGTGTGTGCTCCTTATGCTGTGGGGTACCATGAATAAACTGAGTGATACTTGTAGGAAAACTGTCTTAAGTTGAATGATTGTTAAACGGTACAACATTTTAAAGTTATGTTTTGTATTcaaaattattgattatttgaatttatgtTGTTTTACTTGGATGTTGAACTTAATCTTATCTTGGCTTTGCTATATCCAGTTGAGTTTGAAAGTGGTGGATCAGATGCTTAAGCTTGGCTGGGAAGGTGAAGGGCTCAGCCCTCTTATAAAGTCATAGTGTTCGGCCATTGAATTTTGATTGGTTTGAGAATGACTATAGAAGATGCACCATAGACTCCACGAGGGTCGATGCTATAAAGAGCCTGGCGTCTGCCTTGAGTAAGAGAAGAATTCAAGTCAATAACATGACTAACGACGCCAGCTGCCTTCGTGTATGtaaaatatgtatgtattCACAAGTGGGAACAACCCTATATGTGATTGACAGCGGGGTTGTTAGGCAGATTCTTTTATTTGATTAGTGGTAAGTTTCTTACCATTGAGATTGATGAACTATACTCCGAGGCTTGAGATcttcatttttgcttttggaTAAAATAGAGAATGAAAATAGGACAAGCTATTTTGTTTCCTATCTTTTGTGTATGTATAATTGGACTGAGCACATTAGCTCTTTCTTCCTCACTCCGTTGCCTCTCTTCTTTCACCTTTTTGcgtttttcctctttttgaaTAACCATCCAGTCCAGTACTCCTCTCTCAAGGAAAGCACTACCATTGGAGATGCCATGTAAGCAAAATCACTTGCACATTGCACTCTCTTATGATAGTATAATTACTTGTTTAGTTAcaatattgtttttaaatttcttgttatttttaattaattaacttttttaagaaatcatTGCCTCCCGATTTTAATTCTACTATAAATGATATATTCTTGAATAAGATCATCTCTCACAGGAAAAAgcataaattatattataaatttttgaatttttcgaAACGCCAAACTACTTTCCGGAAAAAACTTATACTAAACAAATAATGCTCCGGCCCTAGAAAAAAATGGGTTGGGTTTTTTAGGCGGTTTCGggtttaatcattttttaagGAAGGGGCTTTCCTTTCCTTGGTTGTCCTCAGTCTCTCCCTCGACGTAACCGCTTCGAGAACCAGTCTGcaagggagagagagagagagagagagagacagaagAATCACCAAGCCGCGGCGGCGACAAGTAGGGTACGGGTTGCATCGTTTTTACAGATTTTGGACGAGATAAAAACATGGGAGGCAAAGGAAGGAGGAGGAGAGAGAAGAACTACAGAGCTGCTCATGGTGGTCCCGCCAGACTCCCGCCGCCTCCTGATCCCTCCCAAGTCGAGGCTTTGCCTTCTAAACTCCGCAAAATCATGTCCTTCACCTCCGATTCTCTTCACGGTTCTCTTCTCtctcctctctttttcttttctttttttttttaaattaattcgTTTGCTTTCCACCTATTAACGGCTTTATGTTCCATGTTTTAGGGTCTGCGAAGGTTTCAAAGGACCAAAAAGCAGCGGATGGAGATGCtgtgaaaaaggtgagtaattatcattaaatgactgattattttcttttttaagctTAAGTCGATTGATTTAAATTCAAGTACTGTAATTCATTATGCAGAAAGACCGAGCAGCGAATCAAATTAAGTTAGAAGCTAATGAAATCAAAGATGGAAGTGATGATAAGCATTTCACCAAATCTCAATATTCAGATAGCGAGGAAGAAACTATGCAGAACAGCAAAGATGGAAAGaaaaccaagaaaagaaagaggaagcaAGTAACCGACCTTCGGTTTGAAACAATGGTGGATAAATCAGGGGGCAGttccaaaagaaaagagcGCAAGAAAAAGTaacttttccttctcttttttctctcttaattGGCAATTAATTGGTTTGAAGAGTGAGTACCTCTGTTGATTTTGCACCATGGTAGTGGTAGACAATGTGACTGAACATAACCCTGTAGTgaagttttagtttttatccCACATTATAGAATTATCTGCTGAATTGGGAATATGAATTCTTCTGCTTTGCAGATGCTGcattccttttccttttgtgTATAGGTGACCAGGCTTTAATCTATGTAGGTATTTtgaagcaaagaagaaaaagcataAGAATGCCAAAACAGAAGAGAACTTGGACTTCCCTGGAAGAGAGAACATAAGATTTGGAGATGTGGTTGAAGCTCCACCCAAGTTGGTTACAGTACCGAAGGTAATCATGATCTTTTGATGTTACATTAATAACGTTGTAGTAGTATTTTTTTCGCTCAAGCAAGGAGTTTCTGCTTTACAGGGTTCAAAGACCTTGCAAGATGCTTCCAAGGAGAGGCTAAGGTTACAGGCTATTGAAGCCTACAGGAGTCGTAAAGGATGGACCTCAAGACCGGGGGCAGCTCAACTACCTCCTGCGACTACATGATATTCGTAGAAGACTATTTGGACTTCAAGCGTATTCATCCATTGACATTGGCAATTAGTTTCTGCTGGCATGAACCGTACGGCGACCACTTTGTATGATTGTGATTTATCATGCTGTTGAGTGCG
Protein-coding sequences here:
- the LOC18614267 gene encoding titin homolog, which codes for MGGKGRRRREKNYRAAHGGPARLPPPPDPSQVEALPSKLRKIMSFTSDSLHGSAKVSKDQKAADGDAVKKKDRAANQIKLEANEIKDGSDDKHFTKSQYSDSEEETMQNSKDGKKTKKRKRKQVTDLRFETMVDKSGGSSKRKERKKKYFEAKKKKHKNAKTEENLDFPGRENIRFGDVVEAPPKLVTVPKGSKTLQDASKERLRLQAIEAYRSRKGWTSRPGAAQLPPATT